In Plectropomus leopardus isolate mb unplaced genomic scaffold, YSFRI_Pleo_2.0 unplaced_scaffold10922, whole genome shotgun sequence, the DNA window CCCAAGTATGACAAGATTGAGGACATGGCCATGATGACCCATCTCAATGAAGCCTCTGTGCTGTATAACCTCAAAGAGCGTTATGCAGCATGGATGATCTACGTAAGACAAGCTGcctactgaaaaaaagagaactaTTGAAAATACCTATACTTGACGGAAATGTAGCATTAATTGTTGAATTTCTGTGATCACCTTCAGACCTACTCTGGATTGTTCTGTGCCACTGTGAACCCCTACAAGTGGCTCCCAGTGTACGATGCTGAATGTGTCAGTGCCTACAGAGGCAAGAAGCGTATGGAGGCTCCACCCCATATCTTCTCCGTCTCTGACAACGCTTATCAGTTCATGCTTACTGGTAGGTATTTACcataacaatgtaaaatttATTGGTATATATGTTTTCTGATTTGgtaaaacaattaataattcTTGTTTTTCTATGTAACAGATAGGGAGAACCAGTCTGTCTTGATCACGTaagtttgttatttgttatttacatttgttgATTTTAACATAGTAAAATATCTTGATCAAATCTGATAAATCTGTGTCTATACCTAGTGGAGAATCTGGTGCCGGAAAGACTGTGAACACCAAGCGTGTCATCCAGTACTTTGCAACAATCTCAG includes these proteins:
- the LOC121963344 gene encoding myosin-8; translated protein: CYVADTKELYVKATILKKDAGKVTVKVLGTEEERTVKEDDVSPMNPPKYDKIEDMAMMTHLNEASVLYNLKERYAAWMIYTYSGLFCATVNPYKWLPVYDAECVSAYRGKKRMEAPPHIFSVSDNAYQFMLTDRENQSVLITGESGAGKTVNTKRVIQYFATISVGGDKKRDTSKGSLEDQIIAANPLLEAYGNAKTVRNDNSSRFGKFIRIHFGTTGKLASADIET